The Tripterygium wilfordii isolate XIE 37 chromosome 23, ASM1340144v1, whole genome shotgun sequence genomic sequence ATGGTAAGTCCATAAATTTATTTGAATCCTGTGTCACATGAGGAAAGTCAATGAtccatcattatttttttaaaaaaagaaaagagtggTGGATAACAAACTAAGAAGAGCGCGTGGGGCATACAAAGTAGGAATCTATAATTCCCAATGAGCTTTTTTGATCCTAATGAAACTATGCAAAGACAGTACATTGTGATGTAAGCAAACACACACCCTCCTCCATCTCCTTTCCACCACCCCCCTCCTCCTCACCTctcatttataaataaaaaaaggctTTCTCCCCTCCACACACAAACTCTTCCACCTCCGTTGACATCAAATCCCCCTATTCTCTCCACCACACTCCTCCGGCGACGATGCAAGGCCAACATCAAACCGACAGCCTCTCCTTCGACGTAGCCGAACCGACCGAGACCCGAATCCAGCGCCTGATTTCGGAGCACCCGGTCATAATATTCGCTCGACCCGCGTGCTGCATGTGCCACGTCATGAGGAATCTTCTCGCCTCTATTGGGGTCCACCCAACCGTTATTGAACTCGACGACCATGAGATCGCTGCGCTCCCTAGACCTGCCGATGGCGAGGATGGTCCCTCCGCCCCCGCCGTCTTCATTGGTGGGACCTGCATCGGCGGCCTTGATTCTCTCTTCGCACTCCATCTTAGTGGCCACCTCGTCCCCAAACTTGTTGAAGTTGGTGCTTTTAATGGGTATGAAAGAATTTgctctaattaattaatattcaatTAGAAGaacaattaaaaatcaaaatgaagGCAGCTAGTATTATtaagatttgattttttttaagttcTAGATGATTTgggtttgttgtttttatttcttGTAAGCATAAAAATTTAGGCAAGAAATTAAATCGGTGtagcagaagaagaaaaatctgCATAGTACGTAAGTGtgcatataatatattaatcttAATCTTAATTTTAATCTTCTGTCGAAGTAATATtttgtctgtgtgtgtgtgagagagaagtAGGAGTGGCAAGATTATGTCTGGTCGGTCCGGATAAACGAATTTTTCTGACCCGATTTAAACCCAATTTGGACGTAGGTCATATATCTGAATTGAAATGTgggttcaaacaaaaaaaaaatttatccagTTTAAAACTAATTTCGGATCCAAGTTCGGATCCTAACTCGAATTAGTTTgttgtccgatttatttgttcaaaatttaatccggattaggattcatacatgtaaatatttcataaatacttCGTAAATAAGTGATTTATCCGACTTAAAATCGATCCAAAACTGAATTTTTACCACCCCTATTTTGAGGTCAGAATGTCAAATTGGGTTTGTGGATTTTGTGGAGTAAATCCAGTAAGAACCATCAGTGCAGTGGGACCCATTACCCAATTATTGAGCAATCGAACCCCTTGAGTTGAATTGATGTGATTTTTCTTATGGGATGTGGGGTTTAGGGGTTGAGTTGCACTGCCACGTGTACTTACAAAATTCTATCTATTATTGCAACTTCTGGCTGTATTAACTTTCTATTGTCATTTCCCAAATGATGGGTCGGGTTATTACAAATGGTATCGGGTGCCCAAGAGATATTAGAATTCTAGGCATTTAAAGAATGTTAGGATTGGACAAGAAGATTGAGAGTAAAGATAAGGGAGTAATATTTTGGTAGCCATGCGTTAGGTTTTATCCCTACTTACCTTATcgtgatgtgaattttttttataatatcgAATATTAAACagaaaatttgtatgatgtcaaGGAAGGGTGATATATATTGGAATTCTCTTATGAGATCTTATTTTTTaggtttcaaaatatttttaaaaaaattgaaaaaaaaaatatttgtattttgattggttttacgaacccaacgatatatttttttttttttgaaaaagaaatcaaacacaacctaaaaagtgtatgaaatattttttgttttatattcaacgatccagaattatcatatacttttcatgttgaatttgatttatgtttcgatcaaaaaatatattgttgggttCGTGAGCTCATTttaagaattcatatatatatatatatatatatatatatatgggtgtgGTTTATAAAAAACATAGAATCTGGCACACAAAGTGGTAAAGTGGTTAGTTGATGATCAAACAATGTTGAAGGCAAAAGACAAAGCCCAAATTTGTCTCCATGCGATGAGACAGTATTCGTTGATGCGTTCAGGGTTGCCAACTACCTGACCACCACTATACAGTGCTGGACTTTTACTGCTTCACTCACTCTTCATCAGCGCGTGCACTACCACATCTACATTAATTTTGTAAAATACTCCCAATGAAGTGCCCTGTTCTCGTGTAGAGAAACTCCCGAAGGTGAGGTATATTGATCCCAGGAGTTTACTCCGCCAGAGTTATCCCAAAGGATGCTTGCTGCCTTGGATGGTCCAAGCCTCTAAccgtatttctttttttttttaaacagggaGGGAGATTCGAACCTTTGTCACTAAGGTGATACATACTATCCTTATCAATCTAATTAGTGCTTCCAACGTACTCATTACACCATCTTTACACATCTTTTCCCATCTAAGGAAAGGCGAAAAATAAAGGCCAAACCCACTTAAGATGATAATGGCCCCATCTCCTTTGGgcttggaaaaaaaaaggttgggCCATCAAGGCTGCCTCAACCACAACCACAATCATCTTTtgcttttggaaaaaaaaagagtggggGGGTTTCACTTTTGCTTTTGAAGAACCATACGTAGTAGACATGCAATGGTGTTTGATCCTCCACCTCTCATCAATTCATCCCATCTAGAATCTAAGCAGAATCTCCCATTCTGattcttgaaagttgaaacacaattttttttactaaacAAGTCCCTTTTTTTTGTGTGCTTATTTTAAGGAAAGAGATGGAATTTGGGCTAAAAGTCTGGAGTCGCGAAAAATGGATTTTGGGTCGGATAATATCACGTACTTACAAAATATTTACGTGTCCAAACCCTAATCTgaattggatttcggacgtacttaattgatcacaCTCGGATTTATTTAAATTCAGATAAGTAAATTGGACTTGAATTCGGGTTAAGGTCTGAACAATTAAaatggacaagatttatgtgtttagatCCGTACTCAGTATTAAACtagacaaaaattttatgtttggactcagattttgaacatacaatttatgtttgaacttgattTAATGCAGATTGAATAAATTCGATCATTCAGACCGGACAGAGTGTTATCATCCCTACTAAAAGGTAAACCCAAAAGCCCCCACTGAAAAGCTCCATAGTGGTAGGCTTTTTATTAGTCTAAAGGCATATTCTTCATATCAGCTTCTCACTTCTCATCAGTAATAGTTAAGTAATGTACACAATCTGTTGTCCAAATTATACCTGCCAAAGTTTAAAATTGGTTTAAGCCCTTCTTTAAGGGTCCAACCTCCATTTTCAGTTGATACCTTCACTAGATGTTGTCTGCATATTAAAAAGTTGCTTAGTGTCACATCACATGGCTCTAGCATGGAGTCAACCTCACGTCACTTTGTGAACTAACACAAACAAAATTTCTTTCCGCATCAGTCTTACGATCTTACAGatgttttttattcaaaatatctcaaatattgagatagacgcaaacgatttcatatgaatcatgtaaGACAtacgatttcacatggatcatgtgcgtccatcttAATTTTTGAAATAACTATGACAAAAAAATATCTAGATCCTTAACATGTGGAGAACGTTCTCCAAGTAATGAAAAATATGGGTGACTCTTCAAATCTCAAGCAAGCCCCCACCATTTGGATTCAATCAGAAGCACAACCTATTTCAACTCCAACAAGAATCTGTACCAACTACCAAACCACATTGGCTTCAGGCTTCAACATCTGTTTTGAGTAAAATACAAAGACAGAATTGGCAGCAGCCTGTTAACAACCGCCCGTAACCATCAGTCCATCACCTTCAGTTCAATATCCAATGACAAAAAATCAAGATATAAAATGGTACCAGCCTAAAAGTAGGTATGTGTTATGTAGTGTGTGTATGCAAGCTCATTTGAGCTCTACAGGATTCTTCAGCCATGGAACCCGAAGCAATCCTATTCTAATTATTTTGCTAGGCTGGAAAACCACAAGATTGGTTAGTGCTAAGAATGCCTACAACCCACCCCAGTCCATGAATTTCTTGACTTCATCATACAAAACCAGTATTGCAGCAGCACCGGTACTTCTAAACATGTTTGAAACTGCCCCGCGATAAAATGAAGGCACCCCCTCTGTTCTATAAATTTTCTTCCAGCAGTCTCGTGTACTTTGATACATTGGTTTTTCCAAGCCTGATTGCATCATCATCCGCCTTCGAACTGTATCCAATGGATATGACAACAACCCAGCAGATGTTGTGACTGCCTGAGCTACAATCCAACGCTTCCACAGAGGTACTGGTTTAGAATCTTCCGACATAACCTCCTTAATAGTATCAAAACCTCCAAAATATAATCCGCGATGGACAACCATCCCATGCAGAGAGGCAGGAAGCCCTCTGTAAATTCCTCGAATCCCATCTTTTTTGCGAATGGTGGAAAGGAAATGGCTGATACCTCGAAACTGACGAACTTCAGTTCTTCCAATATCAGCAGCAAGGCGGGTATGTGCAATATCGAGTGGGTAGATTAGAATCAATGTCGTACAACCAGAAGCAGCACCGGCAACGAAGTTGGCAGATGCACCAGACAGAAATTGACAGTCTAGAGGGTTGCCACTCCTTAAAGCACTCCTATAAAGATCCTGCAAAGAAAAATTGATTAGGCTACATTCTTGCTCTTGTTAAAGTATATAACTCAACTAAACCAAATATGAATATTTCTTATTTACTATAAAATCTATGGTTTATCACTAACTTTATTTCCCCATACTGGAGGCAAACCATATATGAGGTTTTATGCACGCAACTAAGGAAACAAAACCAAGTCCAATAGACCTTCACTAAAGAAACCTACAACTGCGATGGTCCAATACGAAGACATTAATAAGCCCTTCAAAATGTGTACTTGTGGGGTAGAAGCCATATAACCAACACAAATAGGCGAGGAAAAGATGCATAGAGCCATAGAGCTTTTGAATTTCGATATCACGGTGTCACAATTTCCAATGTCATCTCCTCCAGTGCATCATAAAATCATGAGGATGTTAGCTTTTCCAGACTTCCAGTGCAGCTCTTGTGCTAGTTCACTCCCTCTTTTGCAATTTGTTGACAAAATGGTAACAAAACCAGATGTTCTACCAGCTTGCTCTACTAACACAGTTTGTTATCCTTTTTTTTATCGGTATGCATGCTTTTGGTGTTTGGGGGCAGTGGGGTTGAATCTCTGGCCTATTGATCATGTATAGGGCACAACTGGGGCAGTTTGCTACTTTGCTCTCATTTCATTTGCTTGCTCAGACCTGTATATCAAGTCTTCTATTGCTAccaaattcaaaagttaaactTCGCCAAAACTGTTTTTTAGTCCACAACCTCTATTAGTTGTAACAAAACAGAAGGTCAACAGATTGCTTCGAATTTTAGTTGCTCCAGGAAATTCGTTCTAAGAAGACAATAAGAAAATAgtcctttccttttctctctaaTTTTGCAGTACCTTTATAATCGTAATTTCTTTGCAGTACCaccttaaaaaaatttcccaaaacaaaaacaacaacaaaaaaaaaacaagaagaagaagaagaaaagattatGCCAGGAAAAGCTTTCATTGCAAGCATTTACATAAAGTAGAGAGAAGTGACTGTTCTTAATGCTAAGTTTACCCCCTCTCCACTTTAAACGTTCAAGATTGATGTTTGGGCTTATCTcgtaaattgcataaaagaatCCATCAAACGGTGTCCAATTTCCACCCATTGCATCTCTACTAATCACACACTCCATGGGAAAAACTCCTTTCTTTTGAAAATGATCTCTCCCAGCAAAGCCTATTTCTCCCACCTGCTATCTCATAAAGCCTCAGGAAGATCAGCAATAGAAGGTTCCATACCACACCAGGTATTTCTACAACAATACCGCTATCAACCCTCTTGCATTGTGAAGGTATCATGAATGAATCAATCTAACAAACAGGTCAATTTTTCTCTATACTTCCAACCCATGGGGTTCTCTCCTCTATCTTGAGACCCAACGATTATACACTAACTTTCTTTCACACGTTCAATCTTTTTACACGAAATCTCCAATACCATTACCCTCTAAAGTTTCTATCAAGCACCTAGTGCACCAAATATGCGAACAAGTCCAATACAAGCATTGAGTTGAAGAAATCGCAtaataagaaaaattaaatCACACGGGCATTTTATCAAGCACCTAGAGCTCAAAAGAAATCAACAAGTCTGATACGCGCATTGAAATCAAGAAAACGGTTATGAATACCTTGAGGGAGAAATTGAGGGCGACGGAGGGGTAATAACGAAGGACGCTACTGCCATTGCCTCTCCAGAGCGAAAGAATGCCTTCCTCTCTGACCGTGCGAACAATACAATCGATCATACCCTTGAATTTACGGCTCCTTCCTTCCACAATAGAGAGGTTGCTCTCCTGGGTTTGCAAAAGCAGCTTGGCCCTCTCAATCGGTGCCACAATCGTATGCACCACTCCTCCCATGAACGCCCCAGCCAACAGATCCCTGTGGAAGTTACTCAACCAAACATATCTCGCTATGTTCTTTTCTGTGCCATCAACATCTTTGCTCATTCTTTGATCTCCCAAgaaacccagaaaaaaaaaagaatcaatctTTCCCGCTAACGGCTAAACTCCCTGGAAAACGAGTAGATAAATGGAACCCTCTCGCAATAAACAAATTCTTGACAATGGGCGTTGGCTTACGATTAACAAAGATCAAAATTCGATCACCGAAAATGGATTGCAGAGTTCAATATTCAGCGAGTTTGATCAACAAACGAACCCAAAAAGAAAGTTTAGCCTTTTTTTTGGGCGATATGAAGATCGGGGAAGGGGAATTCACTCAATGGGAAGGATGTACGGATAAGCGCGACTTCTTCGGTTCTTCGGTTCCCACGTGTAAATGTAATAAGTAATCTCTCTGTCTTACAGTCTTACTATTCCTTTTGTATATTTTGATTCATGGATTAGAAGACTAAAAAAATAATTCCCTCAAATGAAGTGGtaatcaaattgtgaattttattacttgtatcaaggaaaaaagaaaaagaaaagaaatctgaTTTATTTATCCATATCCTAACCTGAATTAagttattgtttgatttacttaaATCAATCTGGGTTTGATCAACtaagtacgtccaaaatccaatccgagttagggtccgaacatgtaaatatttcataaacacgtacT encodes the following:
- the LOC119993825 gene encoding glutaredoxin-C6-like, with translation MQGQHQTDSLSFDVAEPTETRIQRLISEHPVIIFARPACCMCHVMRNLLASIGVHPTVIELDDHEIAALPRPADGEDGPSAPAVFIGGTCIGGLDSLFALHLSGHLVPKLVEVGAFNGYERICSN
- the LOC119992849 gene encoding probable ADP,ATP carrier protein At5g56450; translated protein: MSKDVDGTEKNIARYVWLSNFHRDLLAGAFMGGVVHTIVAPIERAKLLLQTQESNLSIVEGRSRKFKGMIDCIVRTVREEGILSLWRGNGSSVLRYYPSVALNFSLKDLYRSALRSGNPLDCQFLSGASANFVAGAASGCTTLILIYPLDIAHTRLAADIGRTEVRQFRGISHFLSTIRKKDGIRGIYRGLPASLHGMVVHRGLYFGGFDTIKEVMSEDSKPVPLWKRWIVAQAVTTSAGLLSYPLDTVRRRMMMQSGLEKPMYQSTRDCWKKIYRTEGVPSFYRGAVSNMFRSTGAAAILVLYDEVKKFMDWGGL